Genomic DNA from Alistipes indistinctus YIT 12060:
GCGCATCGTGCGCATTTTGATTTTGGCCGGGTTGCCGCGGTTGACCGCATAGTCGATCGCGTCCGAAACGACGTACTGCATCGTGCGTCCCGGATTGCCGTAGACCATCGTGAAATCTCCCTCTTTGAGCCCTGCGGTCGAAATCGTGAACGAACGGCGCGGACGGTAGGGGACGTTGTCTTTGGAATAGTCCGCCGGGTTGTTGTTTTTGTCGGCATAGATGCGAAACATCGAAAAGTCGCCGGTATGGCGGGGCCACATCCAGTTGTCGGTATCGCCGCCGAATTTACCGATTGCCGAGGGCGGGGCGGCCACGAGCCGTACGTCGCGGAACTTTTCATAAACGAACAGGAAGTACTGGTTCCCGTAATAGAACGGTTCGACGGCAGCTTCGTAATGCGTGCCTGCGGTGGCTTTTGCAATCACGTCTGCGGCGTTGGCCTTGACCATAGAATCGCGTTCGGCCTGCGGCATTTCATCGCCGACCCCTTTCAATGCACGGTCGGTCACATCTTCCATGCGGATCAGGAACGACACGGTCAGCCCCGGATTCGGCAACTCTTCGGAGCGGTTCATCGCCCAGAAGCCGTTGGTCAGGTAGTCGTGCTCCACGCTGCTGTGCGAACCGATGAAGTAGTATCCGCAGTGGTGGTTCGTGAGGAAAAGGCCCTCGTCGGAGATCACCTCGCCTGTGCAACCGCTTCCGAAGAGCAGGACTGCGTCCTTGAGCGATGAACGGTTGATGCTGTAAATGTCTTCGGCGGTCAGTTTAAAACCTTTGGCTTTCATGTCTTTGATGCGGCTCTGGATCAGGGCGGGCACCCACATGCCTTCGTCGGCCAGCGCCGGAACGCCTTTCAGGCAGAACAGGGCGAGGATAAGTAGTACGATTTTTTTCATGTTGGAAGTAAAGTATAACGAATGAATTTGAATTGGTGCGTATGCCGGTCTCAGGCTTCGATAAAACGTTCCAGTTCCCCGTACAGCTTCTGGACCGGCAGTCCCATTACATTGTAAAAGGAGCCTTCTATGCGCCGGATCGCCACATAGCCGATCCACTCCTGAATGCCGTAGGCTCCCGCTTTGTCATACGGGCGGTAGGTCTCCAGGTAGTAGTCGATCTGTTCGTCACTGAGTGCGTCGAAACAGACGTCGGTCTGCGAGTCGAATGTCCGGCGTTTGTCGCGGCTGCGCAGCGTGACGCCGGTAATGACCCGGTGCGTCCGTCCGCTGAGGCTCCTGAGCGTGGCGACGGCGTCGGCGTGGTCCCTGGGTTTGCCGATGATACGGTCATCGAGGATCACGACCGTATCGGCGGTGATCAGGATGTCGTGCGGTCCGAGCGGAACGGGGTAGGCATCGGATTTGAGCCCGGAGAGATAGAGCGGCACCTCGGCAGCGGGCAGCGTTGCGGGGTAGCACTCTTCGACTTCGTATTTGTCGGCGGGCAGGTATGCGAGGCCGCAGTCCCGGAGCAGTTGCTGCCTGCGCGGCGAATGGCTCGCGAGGATCAGCCGGTAGGATTTGAGTTTTTTGTGAAGCAGCATATACGGGTTGTTGGATGCGTATGAACTAGCCGCCTTCGCGGTTGGGGCGTTATTCAATAGATAGAGGGTAGTTGCCTTGTTTTCAGCATGTCGTTCTGGAACTTTCTGTATTTCTTCACGTTTCCTGTGTTCAGCGTCATTCCCGAAACGGTAACCTCATAGGTTCTTTGCGTGCTGTCCGTAATGACGGCGTGCACTTGTTCGGGATAGTACTGCTGTCGGGAGGTCGACAATGCGTAGTTTGCGTCTATCTCGAGCGACGAACCGTTCGGATTCAAAATGAAAACGGATGCCCGCCGGACGAATTGCGTGGCAGGGTCAATATAGAGGCGGATTTGCCGGTTGTCCGCCCCCCTGAGATAAGGACGGACAATTGAATAGGTTTTCTGCCTGTCCGACGATTCTCCGTCGTAGTAGATACGGACTTTTTTGTTCATATATGCGCGGGGATGTACGAAAGCCGCGTAGATCGACTCCTGAATGGCCTTGAAGGTGCTCTTTTCTCCCGGGGCACTTGTAA
This window encodes:
- a CDS encoding Maf family nucleotide pyrophosphatase; amino-acid sequence: MLLHKKLKSYRLILASHSPRRQQLLRDCGLAYLPADKYEVEECYPATLPAAEVPLYLSGLKSDAYPVPLGPHDILITADTVVILDDRIIGKPRDHADAVATLRSLSGRTHRVITGVTLRSRDKRRTFDSQTDVCFDALSDEQIDYYLETYRPYDKAGAYGIQEWIGYVAIRRIEGSFYNVMGLPVQKLYGELERFIEA